The sequence below is a genomic window from Acropora palmata chromosome 5, jaAcrPala1.3, whole genome shotgun sequence.
ATGATCTTCGCGTGAAACTGAAATACTGATGCAAATctaaatttctgttttgaaaacaggTTTAAAATCGAGAAATTTAAGGGCAAACAGGCGTAGTAGGGGAAAGGGTTAGGGCGGTGAAGAGACATGTCTGTTTTGTAATTATGCATCGGAGATAGTCATTGAAGCATGGGATTTGACCGCAAATAATATATTATCATTAACAACAGAGATGCGGATTCATCGCCATTAAGTTGACAAACTTTCTGTAAATGAACTCAGCGCGTCATGACACAAGGACAATCACACGTTGCATTGCTTTTACTGGTCGTTTCAAGTATCAAAGATTCGACAGCAAGCCTCCTTAATTATGAAGAATATTCCGACCAATGCAAATTACATTCATTAGATAACGATCGAGTCATAATGGACGGAGGTAACTATATCTCGAAAGGTATGCTTATATTTCAGTAACTTTTTAGGATAAGACAAAAATACCCCAGGTTTCACATTCACTTGCCTTTGGTTGATTGACGTTAGCTcaatttttgctcattttcacTCAACCGAACGAACGATCGAACTCCAAACGAACGTATTTGCGTTTAATCAAACTGTAAAGTACAATCTACTGTATTTGGCTCGTTCTTCCAGGTTGTGATGCAATTATCAATTGTCAACCAAACAAAATGTCAATCGCCCTTCCCAGGGCTTTGCTGTCAGGGGTCAACAGAGAGGACTTATGCCTATTGCATCCCAACTGTAAAGCAGTTGACAACGGCACACACTTTGTTCTTACGACAAAGCTGATTGATTGCGGCACTTTAAGCAAACACACTGATGAAAATGTGGTTTACAGTAACATGGTTCGTCACGTGATTCCATCGACATCAATCATCACTAGGGCACCTCAAGTTAAGATACATTTCAGCTGTCATTATTCCAAATATGGCATTGCATCAACTGGTGGTATCACCATGGGAGACTCACTTGATGCAAGAGAATTTTCTGGACGAGGGTTTGAGCTTGTAAGCAATTTCTGCCGAAAAGAGAGGTGAGATAACTTGGGACTTTCCTTTCAAGATAcataattgtttatttttgtgctGAGGACTGCGTCATGTGAAAAACATTCCTTTCATTTCAGGTATTTCCCATATCGTCAAAATCCCACTTGCTCTTCGAAGTCTCTGGCTCATTCCATAGACACAGAGTGAAACAAGGGTCACATCAACGGTGGAAGTGAATGATCAGGTGTTTTGGGAAGCAATCCAACAATTATTGACAACTCCATGACGAAACCAGCTTAAATGATACTGAAGAGAGGAAGCACACTAATTTGGACAAAGAGGGttgcaaatgaaataaactcaAATTCACTGAATTTCTTGAACGAGTCAAGAAATAGCAATACGAATGGGAACTACTGTTTTAACTAGACTTTGCCCCGTGAAAAGTCCTTAAAGCAAGTAAGCTTCTCACGAAAATAGAACATTGTTCTGCCGAAGAATCTCAAGTTCACTAGCTGAAGCAAAAGACGCAGAGTAGAAACGCGACTTAAAAATTTAGGCCAGCGAAACCAACTTCTATTTACCCTGTTGTCAGTTCTCAGTTGAAAGAGCACGGAGATCGGGTAGAATCAACAAATTCGATAGACGCAGGGAAGGAAACGGTTTCTAAACAGAGATTATGCTTTAACAAATAACCTCATCTGATTACCGGCAAATGGGGCGTGTAAGTTTATCCTATTGGGAGAGGAACGTTTTGCATGTAAATGCTGACCAAACATTTGTCATTTCGTCTTCAAGTCATTATCTTTTCCACAGGTGAGATTCATCAATGGAATTAAAGGAACAAAGTTCGTTCATTTCTgatgattttttatttattgactATATGCTCAAAAGAATACACACCGATTAAGGTTGTAgcttttcatttattttctctgtttttagggTGCCAAAAGCGGGCAGATActatttgaaatattatttcaacTAACACAAGCCATTTCAAATAACTTATTTTCCAAGCATTGGAACACTGGAATGAGTATTGACAAAATAGTatatttctctctctctctctctcttcctATTAATCTTCTCTCGGTAAGAATACCTTCCCCTGTTTGTTACATACGTCCATAAAACTACAACTTCTGCGCAAGCGTGGTCATTGGATTGATAAAATGACACACTCGCATAATTTCAAATCATCAGTTCAATTACGTATTTCATGGCTACGgttcaattgtttttccgTGTTGCAATTATCTTGAAGACCCAAATGCAATTAGAAAAATCTCTTTTATATATGCATAAATTTAACTGACAATGCAGACAAAATGAACTTAAACCCAAACATAAAAGCGTTTTCCGCATTTCAGTCGAAAGGGAAGTTTTCAGCTTTAAAATGAGAGCATGCAAGACAACAGTCATTGCAgttatatttcaaattttcttcctttatgCGAGTTGTTATGGAATTATTTCTTACAAAACTCCTCAAGAAGCCAGGAAAGCTTCGTCGAGACAAGTCAATCATTTCAGTGACGGAAAGAGTTCAGATCACGTTCTTGTCTCAGGTAGGAGGAGTCTTTCGGTCCTGAATTTATCTTTAATTTCTATCAAGACATTGTGTTTATTACTTCATCAATGGAAAGCTATTCCGTTACGAGGAAAATGATTAACCCATAATTGAACTTCATCGGAATTCGTAATGTATGGGCACTTTAAGAGTATATATGcttacaagaaaaaattaaacataatATGGATTGGGGGAAGATTTTTTGCTGACTTTAGAATGTAATGATAGCCCTGCACCTTACAGCTACACCTGACTTCTGTTGCATGTCTTCTATTATGGTTTCCATGACTATGGCAAATATTGTGAATTGGGCTTCATAGCCTGGATTATCAGGGAAAGCATTCAAACACAAGTAATTGTTTTATCTTCCCTTCCTGCAGAGTAACGCTTATTAATAACTAGATAATTTTCCACGGACtatgatttttatttgcatgcTGATGTTTACTGTGGAATCCCTGTGTTTGGTGCCAAGTAGTATGTAGATACTTGTGACAattatttcttaaaaacatggGTTTCAGGACTGCATTAATCTGCATTCGTTTATGATTAAGCAGATTAAGATTAAATTTGAGAGTCCAGGCGAGGATATGACTTTTTGATTATCGACTTGAAATGTTACCAcccggcgttaaaatttttgaacTGTTCAGTGCACCCTGTCATCTGTTTGTGTTATTGGACAAATCTctcatcattttattttttcacttaCAGACGAAGATGTCGATTTAGGACAAGAAGAGTATCGTGAgttgcaaatttaattaaagttCCTTCATGAACATGAACACAGTCATTCTCTGTACATGTCGAACTTTTTCTGAACAAAATAGATAGTAGGCGTTAGCATTCCATTATCTCGGAATGCGCGTGCGTCTACGAATGGCTGACCTTTATAGTGTTTTAGGTTGAAGAAGACAAATCGCAGGCTCGTGAGCTTTGGCTCAAGTCGAGAAACACCCGACATCGTGTTTAGAAAATGGGAAATGAAGCACCGATGTCATAAACTGGCCCACTGTTCCACGCCTTAAGAGCACTTAAATATATTCACATTATATTAACTGAAAGCGTTGAGCGATGCCGATGAGGTCAACAGAGCCAGTCAATTTCCTCTGCGCAAGCGTAATGTGCTGAACAACCTGAGGAGAATGGACAAGAgagcacacaacaaaagaCGAAGGAAGAGGAAATGCTACCCTTGGGTCAATAAGAATTTTGAACAAATATGGGTGCGAAAGTCATTTTCATCAACGATTTGCGAATACTATTTTCTCCTTTCCATTAATAGGTGATAGATGCAAAGTGTTTTGCTTGCAAAACAACATGATCCTGGTTATTCCCAAGCCCTTACTGCGTGGTGCCGATCGTGAGCATATCAGGGCCCTGGATTTGAATTGCAAGGCCTCTGAAAATCAAACGCATTTTGTACTTGACGTACCGCTGACCAGCTGTGGGACTAATAGCAGGCATTCATTGTCCTCCGTAATTTATAGCAATGAAGCTTTACCCGCTCCACCAAGTGCTAGAGAACTTGTGTCTCATGTTCCTAATTTTGAGATCCCATTCTACTGTTACTATGACAACAGCGGTGTTGTTACTGGAGTCGGCCTCAGACCTGAGAGCAAGAAAGTGATATTCTCACAGAAAGGATTTGGAAAGTTTTCTCTGAGCTTAGAGTTGTACCCCGACGAAAGGTTTGAAGCAATACTGTTTTTAACAATAGTACTCGTTTAAATTcatcaaaaggaaaaggaaatggacaaaaaaaaaacctttacaGTGTCTAGTTGAATTTAACTTGAGATTGTACTGGACCTTCCCGTAAGTTTTAACTCAATTCAAGAAAGGTGATTCTTTTCCTGGCAAAATAAATTCATGGTAACCCCTTCAATGTTTgctttcaatagttttgcTGGTCCGTACAGACAAAAGGACTATCCAGTTACGAAGAAGCTGCGcgaaaaaatctttttcaaagcTTCTGTTGACACCATTGATGATAGACTTACAATCCTGGCGAAGGAATGTTATGCTACACCATCTCAAGACCAAAATAGTAGACCCAAGTATTGGATCATTCACAACGGGTAAGTATGAAGTAGTGACAGCCATAGCAGCAGTTATGGCGTTTCAACTCTCTTTGCCTGGGAAAGGAATGTGCGAACCAACAGTTATCGGTTTTACGCCACCAACAGCTTGTCCCATGGGCATATCACTTGGCAATGTCATTGAAGCCTCATATGCCTGTGTGTGCTAAAGTTAATTTTCTTAACCACAAGTTCTTTTTCCATCTACAGTTGCAAAATGGACGATACAGTTGACTACATACCATCTGACCGCAAATCCGACAAATTTAGTTTAGAAACTTTCAAGTTTATCGGCGAGAACgcctttatttttcttcattgtcAAGTGAGAGTTTGCAACGCATCAGACGAGCAATCCAAATGCGCACGCGTTTGCGAAGGTCGACGAAGACGTGACGTAACAGTATCTGCAGAAACTGCTGATGACGTCTACCCTCTTGCCCAGGGCCCCATTACTTTGGAGAAAGAGCAAGAAGTTCGTggacagaaaacaaaaactccaGCGAGAAGCTCAGGTAAGATACAAGGCAGTCACCTCGGCCCAAATGATAACGCTTGAATTTTGCAATCACTGATATTAGTAATTAGTGCTTCACGCGTTAAATAGGCCGTAATTTAATGTCGACAACTGGCTCCTGGTTGTTACCCAAAAGGAAAGACTGAGGTTGGGTTGCCATTAAAACCCTTCGGCGACAATTTGTTATGTTTCCAACTAATTTGTGACACTGACCAGCAGGTCCAAAAGCGCCCCCTCCACCTCACCCATTTTGCGACATTATTTGGGGAAGCGATGCGGCCTGGTTCCTAATCTGGGGACGTACTTTAAGGCCAACGTAAATCGAGACTTTCAAGTATGCATTTTACCTTGTTATCAAGGCTAGAGGGAGAGGAGTTTCGGAACAGGGTTGAATTATGACTCGCGTCTCGTGATGTGTCGTCTCTCGAATAATCAAAATCCGTGCAATTTGTGTTCTCGCTTTTTTCAGGTACAAATGTACCAGTCACTATCATGTTAGCTGTCCTGATTGTGCTGTTTGTCGTTGCTGTGTCCTACATCCTGTGTCAAAGGGAGACGGAGGTCGATAAATATAACAAGCTCATTGAAGAAATTCGAGACTAGAGTCGAAGGGGGAAAACTACTCTTTagtggttttgtttgtttgttgtgaaCGAAGGCCAAACAAACAATGAGATTCTTCTTGAAATGGATGCAACAAAAGCCTGGCCCGGATACGAGGAATGCAGTCGAAAGTCTCTTCAGCTACAGTTCTCTGTTCAGAAAAGGCAAGCCAATGATAATTGAGAACAAATGAGACATTACCTGCACGAGAGAAAGTCGACTCTAGCGAAGcgttcatttttaaaatattgagCCTACAAATCTCAGAAACTGAGAAATCAATAAGAATTTTTTAAGTTAACTGAAAACGCTTTTTCGACTCGGCATTGACTCATCAAACACGTAGCCTTATTGCTCTATAGATTTATATTTCAAACTGGTCCAGAAGTGCCTTCCCTTGCCTGGGTCATCACGGGGAGGGAGAGGTTGGTGACATTAGACAATGAGTAGCTTATGACTGAGGTTTCAAAAACTCAGTAATTTGTAAGGGAATCAACCGGGAATTGTGACATCCgtgagaatgaaaaatttgattttacaTAAACAGGTGTGATGTTTCtcttaataaaattaaacttaGAGTCACAAGTTGTACAGTGCGAATATATAAAAAATAGCtgcatttggcgcgaaaatatatgctcggatatttgtctgcggacattatctgttccaagaagcgaacagttttccgagagcgaagctcgaggaaaactgtgagcttcgagtgAACTGTGAAAATATCgaggacaatctttcagccgaGGGCATTATCttccgatataccagcaagccggaaaTGGGTTTAAGTATTCTACAACCCTCCGATTAATGTCTCAAGGCGAACGCACTTCgatcgaaaaagaaaaaaaaaaggcagctATCGTTATGTACTTGGCTTCTGCAAAACTATAGAATCTGTTAAATTATCGCTGTCACAAAAATGTAACTGATGTTAGTTTGTTTAttctaaaaatataatttcatTCGTAACTTTTCCTTACTTTCGACGTTCGCAGCATATTTTGTGGACTTTTTGGTGTTTCTTGGTACGGAATTGTCAACCAGCCTTTTAATTTCTCCGTCCCTGGTTTCTGCAAAACGgcctttttttggtttttcaagaccaattaaaagtttagcttgaatACTTGCtcgtttcttggtttttcttccgtcaaaataaaatcagacgaCGGATATCAAATCCGACGGCGGACATCCTCTGATATAAACCATCATCTGACTTTGTATCACGTGgtcagttttatccaatgagagccCGCAGAAATTAATCGATGggttatttacagcttaacgcactcggcgagtgaattatcgggatttacctgcacgagttcactaacaatgaacgagaaatttcaataccgcacgaggccgccgagtgcggtattgaaaaatttcgagttcattgttagtgaacgagtgcaggtaaatcccgataattcaggagcaatgagtgcgttaacctttttattattcaaattgaatacactgcaagcaaaactcgtcaaattttgagtcagccaaagccatggtgtaatgacagtggtgtatagaatttacaccacggctattacaccacgataatgacgtcaaggaggttgttgcgtcataacccaCGGTCACGTGATacaaattaaccaatcagaaagtcggaattcgtacagtgtatgaaagttgaataataaaaatgtataGATATAGAATTGCATAACATCTTGATGCTGTCAGCATCTAGGATATTAACAGTGCGttataaaaattgaaagtcCCAGGCACCAGTCAGTAATCGACCCGACCAATTGGTTCCCAGGTCTTAATACGAAGAATAGTTAACTCGAGTAAAGTCTCCGGTGACTAAAACGTGCCATGAGCTCTGGAAACAAAAACGTAAACGATGGGTTACTCTCCCCTGACTCAGGGCCACAAAAACCCGATCAAGAGATATACCACTACCCATTGCTCTGCTATTCCGAAGCACAAATTGGTCGACGAAAGTCAAGTGTACGATAGTTTTAAAGTCTTTTCATAAGCACTACCTATGTTTAGTCGAGGCTTTAGAGAAGGTTGGATCATCTCCATATTGGCCGTTGCTAGGTGACGACGTACAAGGTTTTACCGACCGGATTATGAATCCATGAGTTTACCATTTCATTTAAATCCAGTTATTGCAAAAGCTCTAGTTAAAAGAAAACGACTAttgctaaaagaaaaagaaatactgCGACTGCTACTACTCACGAGGTAGAACTAATCTCTCGAGGTTGGTTTTGCCATCACTTCGCAAGGTTGGATGCAAAGgaatccaattttttttgttaaatattgaCTCAAGCTTGCTAGTAAGATAAACATTGTTAGCAGCACTTTTGAGTTCCGAGGTATGTGTCACTTATCCTCAAATCTCGCTTTATTTTCCATTCTTGTGTGGGAGTCTTTGTTATTGAAAGTAAAGTTGACTTAAAGTCCATTCATACTGTTGCCTCTTGGACCTTGTTTACGAGGGAAGGGTTGTCTCAGTGAGGACACGGAGAAGGAGTTTTTTCACCTCAAGAGTAAAATGAGGATCTTAGTTTTACTGGCATCCGTTATCATCCTCTGTTCAGCAGAAGATCGTGCTGTTAATGTCGATGTACCTGATATTGGTCAACCAGGTAAGTAACTTAAACTGATGCCAGAAATATTCATAAGAAagtaagttatttattatcaaGCATTAAATAAGATTGTGTAAAACGCCATCAGAAAAATCTTTACGGAAAAGACTTTTTGGACAACGAAAGCAATACCTGAGGCGTGAGTCAAAACGTGGAAagataacagaacaaaaaacttTTTAATGCTGCAGCGAGTTTCAAATGCAGTACTACAGCGTTCTTCGCAAACTCTATGTGCCCttatatttaatttatctaTCTCACACACCTTCTTACTTCTATTAGATGGCTTGTAtcgatttctttctttcttggaGCTGCAGTGTTTTTAATATGGTAAAAAAGAGCCTTCTAGAAAATGGAGTGATTTCCAAATGGACCCCGGAGATTTTAGCTTGGATAAGTTGCAGCTTATTTTTGCGAATGAATAAGGTGATAATTTATTGAAGAACAAAAATCCTTCTAAATGATTGGAGAGAGCTCCTGTTACTTCTTCAGTGGTGAAAGTCATTAATTTGTTAAATGCCGCCAGaatattttacaatgtttACTGACAATTTAAACTGACGTACGTGGCCACTAAATGTTTGCTTTCTCGGCACCAAAAAGCTCCCAAAGAGCTTTCAAGGAttcaaacaataacaactGGTTTGGATCAAATGGATTGGATGTGGTTTCCCTGGCATTTCGTTTTCATGACGATAAAGCTCTAGGGGCGACCAGTGAGTTGACCTCTGTCTATAATGCAGGCTCAACTGATTACATCCGAGTACTCCCAACATGACTTAAACCTTGATTTATCAACTTGAAATTAGAAGTCGTTTGGACGGAACTGGCCAAGgctgttcttgttttttgtttgtttttttttttgtttttcaacagtgTTAACATTTATTTTTCGCCGCAGGTAGTGCTTGTAGTCCTTTCACAGTTGGCCCAAATGTAACCGTCAAAGAGGCAACTTGTCTTCAGGCACCCAGCCCCCCTGGGACCAGGTGCACCTTGTCCTGTCCACCTCACTTAAAACTAACAGGGCCGCCATACCAGCAGTGCGGCTCTCAAGGAGTCTGGTCACCACCCAGTGGAATGATCACATGCAAAGGTACGATGAAGGATGAGAGAACACCAACTCTCGACAGGGAGGGAAAGAATGGAATGTTTACATTAAATTACAAAGTGAAAACTTACTGCAAGAGTGTATGCTAGATTATTACTTGTATGGGATATTGAGTCGAGTAACATTTGAGGTGGTGACTCAATAAAATTGGTTGGTGTTACATGTTATTGCTCCTTCAGATATCGATGAATGCAAAGATGACAACGGCGGCTGCAGTCATGAATGTGTTAATGACTATGGCGGACACCACTGCGCGTGTCCTGAGCCACTTCAACTCTCTGACGATAATCGAAACTGTAGAGGTACGTAGGCGTACGCGCTTTGGTTTCCCCGCTTTGGCTCCCTTTTCTTCTGGGATTTTCGTTTTGATCCTTCACATCATCACACATTCTAAGTTTGAAGACGAGAAATgctaaaattgtcaaaaaggAAGACAAACAAAGGACACATAAAATTGGGTTTTTAGTTTGACATCCAAGTCACATTCTAAGTTTGAAGACGAGAAATgctaaaattgtcaaaaaggAAGACAAACAAAGGACACATAAAATTGGGTTTTTAGTTTGACATCCAAGTCACACACAGTAAAAGAACTGTGCCTGCTGTAAACAGGATTTTTTTGATTGCCCATATTTGGTTGGTGCAACAAGTGCGTGCACTTTGGACAATTCTCGTTGACCATGTATCGTGTTTAATCTTTTAGCCGTTGGTCTTCTTCTGAACTGCAGCACTCATGCCATAGAGGTGACTGTACCTAAAACAGCTCTGCGTGATCTACAAGGTGACTTCTTGAGCTTGCTGGATCCTAAATGTCCAGTCATCGAGACACCTACTCACTACATCTTTGAGACAGCATTGGATAAATGTGGAACCAAACGACGCAGCACCGTTAACTTCATCGCTTATAGCAACAGAATCGTGGAGAGAAAAGTATCTCCTGGAAGCATAATTACTCGAATAGGAGAAGACGAGTTCGATATTCCATTCTGTTGTTACTACTTGAACAACGGCATCACTTCTTCTGTTGGGATGAAACCAAAAGTAAAGCAACTGTATCTCAACGAAAATGGGTAAAGTAAACCTGCATCAATGTTTCTTTGAAAGCAATGAATTTCAAAACTTCAGGAGCATTGCAGGCAATAGACGGAGCATGAATTCAATTCATCTGTCTCAGGAAATAACTTGAAAACATTTCTCTATTCCAAATTAAGAACTTCGCAAATGCCCATCAAAACTGTCGCCATTTtctaaacaaaacagaaaaaaactaaTTCCAATCAAACTAGAACCCAGTATCTTTCACTTTCTACCACAGCAATGGACGAGAGGCCCTGAAAAGTAAGCAGTCGCTTTTGCTTTCGCTCTGTGAAAGTTTGTCACGCTTCCacgttattttttctttccatagTTATGGTCGGTTTTCCATCCGTATGGATTTTTATAACGATGAGGACTACCAGAGCAAATATTCGTGGGATGATTTCCCAGTAGAAGTTGCTTACCGAGAGCGCCTGTACTTTGAAGTCTCCATAGTAACCTTGGATCAGAGCTTGCAAGTCATGGCGGCAAATTGCTGCTCAACGCCCACCGCTGACCACAACAAGGAACACAGATTCAGGCATGAACTAATCCATGAAGGGTGAGTAAAACATGTTAAGGAGGTTGGGGTCGCAATTGAGAACGTACAATGCATTACTGATAAATCAGACACTTCCGCCTTTAGCATGTGACATTTGCAACCTATCATGGGACCTCCTAAGGACTCCTGCCTTGTTGAGTGCAATTGGCCTTTGTACACGGTTTCGGATCGTAAACGCTTTTGCAGTGATTTCTACCTTAAACTTGTCTTATTTAAGACATACCAAGGATGCCAGGGGAAGGAATGGATGAACATCGCTTGGGTTTGAAAGCAGGAGAGAGAGGAATTGTCTTTATTGTTGTAGAATTTATTCTGAATACAGATTGAAGAATCCGTGCAATTACATATTACACCTAATCTTTTAGGTGTCCAGTTGATGACACAGTAAAGATGGTGAATTCCTCTTCTAAGCAGAGCCAGCGCTTCAGCGTGGAAGCGTGGAAGTTTGTTGGAGAGTTTCCTTTTGTATATCTTCACTGTAGTGTCGTAGTCTGTAAGGCAGGTGACCTAGATTCGCGTTGCTCCAAAGGTTGTATTCCGGGTCTTCACGTAAATCCACCATATGCTGTCATGGAGAAGCTAAAGAAACAGTCACAGGGTCGCGTCAAGCGGGAGCTCGTTGAGAATAAGGACCCTGAATACTTGATCTCTAAGGGCCCCTTCTCATTGAACGAAGCAACTGTCGATGATGGCTCAGAAATCTCGCTAAAAGGTCCTCAGCAGGATCAGTCGAAGATGGAAGTAAAGGAAGGCACCGGGGAGAACAAAGGTGAAATCTTTCTCAATACAAATAATTCGATAGAAGTTTGggttttgataaaaaaaatgttacaaaCAGCCTGTGAACTCCCACCACTAATTCAGCACCTGATctatatttcttgtttttgccTACAGGATGGGATCAACGCGTGACAAATGGGATGATGGTGGTTATTGCAGTAGCAAGCATGTTAGCTTTCGTGGGTGTAATACACATCACGCGCGTGATGAAACGCAGCCGAAGATACAAGATTGTCAACCAATCCTGAGAGGCCCCAATAAATTACATCAATCTGGCATAAAATATAGGCAgcgctttaaaaaaaaatactggaCCGAGTCTTAGCCAACTGTCAAAAGAAGATTAGCCGCCGGTGTTGTTTTctatcagttttttttccatgcaGTTTCATGCATTTATTTTCCTGAATACAAATGCATTAAATTGTGTATTCTTTGTATAACACTATTTTTACCCTGACGTGGTTAAATCATTCAGTGTGTGTTCTACTTCATTTATAAGTCCATCTGGCGATGACTGTTTtgacaataaaatacaaactGATAGTtcaattgcaaaatatttcctttaCTTGCGCAGCATTTTGGTCGGAAACTCCTTTTCAAGATGGCTGATGATCATTCCTAGTTCCAGTCGAGAAAAAGGTTGACTGATATGCAATCGACGAGATTGCCTACCTGTGGGTGAAAATTTCTTTGGAATTACCAAACaatcaagcaaacaaagaaacagaacaAAATTGACCAACATAATGCGAAATCCTACAGACTCTCCAATGATCTTTTTAAAAAACCCAGACTCTAGCATTTTGCATGAGATAAATTTGCAATATCTAATGTTTCAATCCGGCAACGGTGACCTCATGCGGACTGGGACAGCATCGCTGAATGCATCAATCAGGACCTTTAATTCACAATCACTGGCGATTATGACGCGTTAAATCCCAATCTGGATTACTCTTTACGCAAGACTTCAATGGACCCTTTAAATGCCAGCAAACTAATGAAAAAGCGAAGCTTGTTGTTTACAGTCTACTTAAAGCCATCAATTACAAAATTGCATATACTTTCACGCTTTTCTCCTCAAGAAACTTCAGGCCTTCCAAAAACAGAGAATTATGCGTATCTTTCATCTTAATCATTTCTTGCTGAGCCTACGTTTATCGAGGTTTGATTCAATACAGACACTTAGAGAGCACCACAAAAGCGCAACATTGCCTTTTGAAATGGTATGGaaagaaacaatattgtttaaaGAGCTCTCAAAATGTTCCAACTGTATTAAAAGTCTATAAAGGCACCGGAAACTGTTAAAAGCAATAGCTGTACTTTTAACATACCGCAAAGCAAAGGGCATAAAGGCCCTGAACATTGACGAAGCAAGTAAACACAATAACTGTTTAGTTCCGCTGCAGAATTGCAAGAGAT
It includes:
- the LOC141882388 gene encoding uncharacterized protein LOC141882388, which translates into the protein MTQGQSHVALLLLVVSSIKDSTASLLNYEEYSDQCKLHSLDNDRVIMDGGNYISKGCDAIINCQPNKMSIALPRALLSGVNREDLCLLHPNCKAVDNGTHFVLTTKLIDCGTLSKHTDENVVYSNMVRHVIPSTSIITRAPQVKIHFSCHYSKYGIASTGGITMGDSLDAREFSGRGFELVSNFCRKERCRQNELKPKHKSVFRISVEREVFSFKMRACKTTVIAVIFQIFFLYASCYGIISYKTPQEARKASSRQVNHFSDGKSSDHVLVSDEDVDLGQEEYRDRCKVFCLQNNMILVIPKPLLRGADREHIRALDLNCKASENQTHFVLDVPLTSCGTNSRHSLSSVIYSNEALPAPPSARELVSHVPNFEIPFYCYYDNSGVVTGVGLRPESKKVIFSQKGFGKFSLSLELYPDESFAGPYRQKDYPVTKKLREKIFFKASVDTIDDRLTILAKECYATPSQDQNSRPKYWIIHNGCKMDDTVDYIPSDRKSDKFSLETFKFIGENAFIFLHCQVRVCNASDEQSKCARVCEGRRRRDVTVSAETADDVYPLAQGPITLEKEQEVRGQKTKTPARSSGTNVPVTIMLAVLIVLFVVAVSYILCQRETEVDKYNKLIEEIRD